A single window of Betta splendens chromosome 11, fBetSpl5.4, whole genome shotgun sequence DNA harbors:
- the cers2a gene encoding ceramide synthase 2a, whose amino-acid sequence MLSQLGELIWADWIWFPPGHGWSDLNAHDGKVFPQTQDLWAVLPIALCFLVVRQVFERTVASPLASLLGVSDGRRVRAAPNPALESFFCSTSKHPTQGSLESLSKQTGCSVRQVQRWFRRRRNQDRPSKLKKFSEASWRFTFYLLAFFAGLAVLVDKPWFYDMKQMWDGFPKMPLLPSQYWYYMTELGFYVSLLLSVASDVKRKDFKEQIVHHVATIALIGFSWLVNYIRAGTLIMLVHDASDYLMESAKMFNYAGWRRTCNFIFTVFAAVFIVTRLVILPFWIIHTTWVYPLTLYPAFFGFYFFNGLLLVLQVLHIFWAALILRMVIKFLPGNDIVEDERSDKEETESEDEDEERREKSKNGHVQNGHASLNGRHRKSE is encoded by the exons ATGTTGTCCCAGCTGGGTGAGCTGATATGGGCCGACTGGATCTGGTTCCCTCCAGGCCACGGCTGGTCCGATCTGAACGCCCACGATGGCAAAGTCTTTCCTCAAACCCAGGATCTGTGGGCCGTCCTCCCCATCGCTCTCTgcttcctggtggtccgacAGGTCTTTGAACG GACCGTCGCCAGTCCACTGGCCTCTCTGCTAGGGGTGAGCGACGGGCGGCGCGTGCGTGCGGCTCCAAATCCCGCCCTCGAGTCCTTTTTCTGCAGCACATCAAAGCATCCCACACAG GGCTCCCTGGAGAGTCTGAGCAAGCAGACGGGATGTTCCGTGCGACAGGTCCAGCGGTGGTTCCGGAGGCGCAGGAACCAGGACCGGCCCAGCAAGCTCAAGAAGTTCAGTGAAGCCAG CTGGAGATTTACCTTTTACCTTCTTGCTTTCTTTGCTGGCCTTGCAGTCCTCGTCGAC AAACCGTGGTTCTATGATATGAAGCAGATGTGGGACGGTTTCCCCAAAATG CCACTGTTGCCTTCGCAGTACTGGTACTACATGACTGAGTTGGGCTTCTACGTCTCGCTGCTCCTCAGCGTCGCGTCGGACGTCAAACGTAAG GATTTCAAAGAGCAGATCGTTCACCACGTGGCCACCATAGCGCTCATCGGCTTCTCCTGGCTGGTCAACTACATCCGGGCAGGGACGCTGATCATGTTGGTCCACGATGCCTCCGACTATCTGATGGAG TCTGCTAAAATGTTCAACTACGCCGGCTGGAGGAGAACCTGCAACTTCATCTTCACCGTGTTTGCAGCAGTCTTCATCGTCACCCGCCTCGTCATCCTTCCCTTCTG GATCATACATACCACATGGGTGTACCCCCTGACCCTGTACCCGGCCTTCTTCGGCTTCTACTTCTTCAACGGGCTGCTGTTGGTCCTGCAGGTCCTGCACATCTTCTGGGCTGCGCTTATTCTGCGCATGGTCATCAAATTCCTCCCAGGAAAT GACATCGTTGAGGATGAGCGGAGCGACAAAGAGGAGACCGAGtcggaggatgaggacgaggagcggAGGGAGAAGTCCAAGAACGGCCACGTGCAGAACGGCCACGCATCCCTCAACGGGAGGCACCGGAAGAGCGAGTGA
- the LOC114865982 gene encoding histone-lysine N-methyltransferase SETDB1-B-like, which produces MIKTENMAEAPYESVYSVDESLDKKPTLDTLCCYSHGITKYAVVVLTRLPEYKISALRPPTPQQFYSEDESLSSSDSDMQWEPQGHSSDSDFFTSAMNQKAAKAATESSVTAPSPPPATSKTNTVPRLETTPVIISSAFAHTSRETTNVRPNLPEEEVKVDMMVLARKKHMKWQRGKITELLTKEDGRLKYKVNFEEKGRSLVSGHHIAFDHTPKLEQLYVGARVVVRCQENKFKFSPGILAELPSRKNRLRFLVFVDDHTPVYVGLPSLHLVCRPLEDNLEDVPDGPHRDFLKQYLKDWPYPHLTQYKPGQTFNAELNGVLQKCEVQVVDSSLIQVVFQANQQKEWIHRGSIRLEHMTRFLELKELGNKKKEKAQPQIQVTI; this is translated from the exons ATGATCAAAACAG aAAACATGGCCGAAGCGCCTTATGAGTCGGTTTACTCGGTGGATGAAAGTCTTGACAAAAAGCCCACACTGGACACATTGTGTTGTTACTCTCACGGTATAACCAAATACGCAGTTGTAGTTTTGACCAGACTGCCTGAATATAAGATCAGTGCCCTGCGACCACCGACGCCTCAGCAGTTCTACAGCGAGGACGAGTCGCTGAGCAGCTCGGATTCCGATATGCAGTGGGAGCCACAAGGTCATTCTAGCGATTCGGACTTTTTCACCTCGGCCATGAATCAGAAAGCTGCCAAGGCAGCCACAGAAAGTTCAGTGACTGCCCCTTCCCCTCCACCAGCAACAAGCAAAACTAACACCGTCCCCAGGCTCG AAACGACCCCTGTAATAATATCATCAGCTTTTGCTCATACCTCCCGTGAAACCACAAATGTCCGTCCCAACTTGCCTGAGGAAGAGGTCAAAGTGGACATGATGGTGCTGGCACGAAAGAAGCACATGAAGTGGCAACGGGGAAAAATAACTGAGTTGCTTACAAAGG AAGATGGACGGTTGAAATACAAAGTAAATTTTGAAGAAAAGGGCCGGAGCCTAGTTTCTGGACACCACATCGCCTTTGACCACACACCAAAGCTAGAGCAGCTGTATGTTGGTGCTCGTGTGGTCGTCCGGTGTCAagaaaacaaattcaaattctCTCCAGGGATCTTGGCCGAGCTCCCCAGCAGAAAGAACCGATTACG GTTCCTGGTCTTCGTGGATGACCACACGCCAGTATATGTTGGTTTACCTTCACTTCACCTTGTGTGCAGACCAT TGGAAGACAACTTGGAGGATGTACCTGATGGTCCTCACAGAGATTTTCTCAAACAGTACTTGAAAGACTGGCCTTACCCACATTTAACCCAGTACAAACCTGGACAAACGTTTAATGCGGAACTAAACGGAGTGCTGCAGAAGTGTGAGGTGCAGGTTGTGGACTCTAGCTTGATACAGGTTGTTTTCCAG GCTAATCAACAAAAGGAGTGGATACACCGAGGCTCTATTCGACTGGAACACATGACAAGGTTTTTGGAACTGAAAGAACTTGGGaataagaaaaaagagaaagctCAACCACAGATACAAGTGACGATATAG
- the setdb1a gene encoding histone-lysine N-methyltransferase SETDB1-A isoform X2 produces MEGDEIEMSEEELQEWIKEEVRKCKLVSPDVLEKCKVLQSYLERREKRAAHLLKLCESVSACEAIVQKQYSLLGWDYTDTHSEDDDKIPNCGPSPQSACGSVQADTQDKRSSANKLQHNEHLNSNYEKICSLVLKRKPVVVLTRLPRFQISAVQPPTPKKQCSQDQLSSSSLDSEEVWKPDEDSSYSDHSIPSSETDSNNKRNLHDEKNKTSEGGATPKAIFNTETKIDATKARTSQDNSTSDANDSTNASPPTAKTDSNVNNGSKTLTRGLKINVNATPTNSSGEDNSSDPDYSISRVRSVSKNKRKFGDGNNKTSKSGATPKANSNAETKSNAAKTRTSQDNSTSDPKDGTSPPTAKTNSNIDNNGSKTSTHGAKTSDNATSKTTNAACAVRTTTPRLAGGTATKPPPSTPQTEIVVDMFVVARRREMTWQKGQIKEIQIKEDGRVKYKVFFENKGKSLVSGHHIALDCLPKVDNLVVGARVVIERPDDQECCPGILAEVPSRKNRMRCVCSWFLLMIRSHSMSAYVHYTWCTNHCQTLWMIL; encoded by the exons ATGGAGGGAGATGAAATTGAGATGAGCGAAGAGGAGCTTCAGGAGTGGATTAAAGAAGAGGTCCGCAAGTGTAAACTTGTTTCCCCAGATGTGTTGGAGAAATGCAAGGTGCTGCAGTCTTATTTGGAAAGGAGGGAGAAACGGGCCGCGCACCTCCTGAAGCTTTGCGA GTCTGTGTCAGCATGTGAAGCAATTGTACAGAAACAGTACTCTTTGCTTGGGTGGgactacacagacacacattctgAGGATGACGACAAAATCCCCAACTGTG GACCTTCACCTCAATCTGCATGTGGCTCTGTTCAGGCTGACACTCAAGACAAGCGTTCTTCAgctaataaactgcagcatAATGAGCATCTGAATAGCAATTATGAAAAAATCTGTTCTCTTgtattaaaaagaaaaccagtAGTGGTCTTGACCAGACTGCCCAGGTTTCAGATCAGTGCTGTACAACCACCAACACCTAAGAAACAATGCAGTCAAGACCAGCTGTCCTCTAGCAGTTTGGATTCTGAAGAGGTCTGGAAACCAGATGAAGACTCAAGTTATTCGGATCATTCCATCCCAAGTTCTGAGACAGACTCCAATAATAAGAGAAATCTTCATgatgagaaaaataaaacctCTGAGGGTGGTGCAACACCTAAGGCAATCTTTAATACGGAAACTAAGATTGATGCAACGAAAGCCAGAACATCCCAGGATAACTCAACCAGTGATGCCAATGACAGTACAAACGCTTCACCACCCACGGCCAAAACAGACAGCAATGTAAACAATGGATCCAAAACATTAACGCGTGGattgaaaataaatgttaatgccACACCTACAAACTCCAGTGGAGAAGACAACTCAAGCGATCCCGATTATTCCATCTCAAGAGTCAGGTCCGTGTCAAAAAATAAGAGAAAATTTGGTGATGGGAATAATAAAACCTCTAAGAGTGGTGCAACGCCTAAAGCAAACTCTAATGCTGAAACTAAAAGCAATGCAGCAAAAACCAGAACATCCCAGGATAACTCAACCAGTGATCCCAAAGACGGTACATCACCACCCACAGCCAAAACGAACAGCAACATAGACAACAATGGATCCAAAACATCAACGCATGGAGCCAAAACAAGTGATAACGCCACAAGTAAAACCACCAATG CTGCATGTGCAGTGCGTACGACGACTCCGCGCCTAGCAGGTGGCACTGCCACGAAACCCCCACCGAGTACTCCACAAACTGAAATTGTCGTGGACATGTTTGTCGTGGCCAGGAGGAGGGAAATGACCTGGCAGAAAGGGCAAATTAAGGAAATACAAATAAAGG AAGATGGAAGGGTGAAATACAAAGTTTTTTTTGAAAACAAAGGCAAAAGCCTAGTATCTGGTCACCACATCGCCCTTGACTGCTTGCCTAAAGTGGACAATTTGGTTGTGGGCGCTCGTGTTGTGATTGAGCGTCCGGATGACCAAGAGTGCTGCCCCGGCATCCTGGCAGAAGTTCCCAGCAGAAAAAATCgcatgaggtgtgtgt gtTCCTGGTTTTTACTGATGATCAGAAGCCATTCTATGTCGGCTTACGTGCACTACACCTGGTGTACAAACCAT TGCCAGACCCTTTGGATGATATTATAA
- the setdb1a gene encoding histone-lysine N-methyltransferase SETDB1-A isoform X1, with product MEGDEIEMSEEELQEWIKEEVRKCKLVSPDVLEKCKVLQSYLERREKRAAHLLKLCESVSACEAIVQKQYSLLGWDYTDTHSEDDDKIPNCGPSPQSACGSVQADTQDKRSSANKLQHNEHLNSNYEKICSLVLKRKPVVVLTRLPRFQISAVQPPTPKKQCSQDQLSSSSLDSEEVWKPDEDSSYSDHSIPSSETDSNNKRNLHDEKNKTSEGGATPKAIFNTETKIDATKARTSQDNSTSDANDSTNASPPTAKTDSNVNNGSKTLTRGLKINVNATPTNSSGEDNSSDPDYSISRVRSVSKNKRKFGDGNNKTSKSGATPKANSNAETKSNAAKTRTSQDNSTSDPKDGTSPPTAKTNSNIDNNGSKTSTHGAKTSDNATSKTTNAACAVRTTTPRLAGGTATKPPPSTPQTEIVVDMFVVARRREMTWQKGQIKEIQIKEDGRVKYKVFFENKGKSLVSGHHIALDCLPKVDNLVVGARVVIERPDDQECCPGILAEVPSRKNRMRFLVFTDDQKPFYVGLRALHLVYKPLPDPLDDIINDDHREFLKDYLARWPYPPLTHYRVGQVVNAELNGTLHKCEVLVVDSSLIQVIFQKTQDKEWIYRGSMRLEHMINMKKALNLTSTKK from the exons ATGGAGGGAGATGAAATTGAGATGAGCGAAGAGGAGCTTCAGGAGTGGATTAAAGAAGAGGTCCGCAAGTGTAAACTTGTTTCCCCAGATGTGTTGGAGAAATGCAAGGTGCTGCAGTCTTATTTGGAAAGGAGGGAGAAACGGGCCGCGCACCTCCTGAAGCTTTGCGA GTCTGTGTCAGCATGTGAAGCAATTGTACAGAAACAGTACTCTTTGCTTGGGTGGgactacacagacacacattctgAGGATGACGACAAAATCCCCAACTGTG GACCTTCACCTCAATCTGCATGTGGCTCTGTTCAGGCTGACACTCAAGACAAGCGTTCTTCAgctaataaactgcagcatAATGAGCATCTGAATAGCAATTATGAAAAAATCTGTTCTCTTgtattaaaaagaaaaccagtAGTGGTCTTGACCAGACTGCCCAGGTTTCAGATCAGTGCTGTACAACCACCAACACCTAAGAAACAATGCAGTCAAGACCAGCTGTCCTCTAGCAGTTTGGATTCTGAAGAGGTCTGGAAACCAGATGAAGACTCAAGTTATTCGGATCATTCCATCCCAAGTTCTGAGACAGACTCCAATAATAAGAGAAATCTTCATgatgagaaaaataaaacctCTGAGGGTGGTGCAACACCTAAGGCAATCTTTAATACGGAAACTAAGATTGATGCAACGAAAGCCAGAACATCCCAGGATAACTCAACCAGTGATGCCAATGACAGTACAAACGCTTCACCACCCACGGCCAAAACAGACAGCAATGTAAACAATGGATCCAAAACATTAACGCGTGGattgaaaataaatgttaatgccACACCTACAAACTCCAGTGGAGAAGACAACTCAAGCGATCCCGATTATTCCATCTCAAGAGTCAGGTCCGTGTCAAAAAATAAGAGAAAATTTGGTGATGGGAATAATAAAACCTCTAAGAGTGGTGCAACGCCTAAAGCAAACTCTAATGCTGAAACTAAAAGCAATGCAGCAAAAACCAGAACATCCCAGGATAACTCAACCAGTGATCCCAAAGACGGTACATCACCACCCACAGCCAAAACGAACAGCAACATAGACAACAATGGATCCAAAACATCAACGCATGGAGCCAAAACAAGTGATAACGCCACAAGTAAAACCACCAATG CTGCATGTGCAGTGCGTACGACGACTCCGCGCCTAGCAGGTGGCACTGCCACGAAACCCCCACCGAGTACTCCACAAACTGAAATTGTCGTGGACATGTTTGTCGTGGCCAGGAGGAGGGAAATGACCTGGCAGAAAGGGCAAATTAAGGAAATACAAATAAAGG AAGATGGAAGGGTGAAATACAAAGTTTTTTTTGAAAACAAAGGCAAAAGCCTAGTATCTGGTCACCACATCGCCCTTGACTGCTTGCCTAAAGTGGACAATTTGGTTGTGGGCGCTCGTGTTGTGATTGAGCGTCCGGATGACCAAGAGTGCTGCCCCGGCATCCTGGCAGAAGTTCCCAGCAGAAAAAATCgcatgag gtTCCTGGTTTTTACTGATGATCAGAAGCCATTCTATGTCGGCTTACGTGCACTACACCTGGTGTACAAACCAT TGCCAGACCCTTTGGATGATATTATAAATGACGATCATAGGGAATTTCTTAAGGACTATTTGGCGAGGTGGCCTTACCCACCTCTGACCCACTACAGGGTTGGACAGGTGGTCAATGCAGAATTAAATGGAACCCTACACAAGTGTGAGGTACTGGTGGTTGACAGCAGCTTAATACAAGTCATATTTCAG aAAACGCAAGACAAAGAATGGATCTACCGAGGCTCCATGCGCCTGGAACACATGATTAATATGAAGAAGGCGTTGAACTTGACATCTACTAAAAAATAA
- the clk2a gene encoding dual specificity protein kinase CLK2 isoform X1, protein MPHNRRYSSSDRDSRNSFQDRYRDRDRDRDRDRDRDRGRRHRHRRSPTYSSSSERDRRGRGHRQEGSFARSRSRSYDNRSAEHRPFERRYCEGYRRLDQSRERDRDREREPHGAAESYYPRDFTPNMYDYRRGRDRERERDESYRQKGSRRKHKRRRRRTRSYSPSTSRSDSRTRALSVRDDEEGHLICRSGDVLQERYEIVSTLGEGTFGRVMQCIDHRRGGTHVALKIIKNVEKYKEAARLEINVLEKINEKDPDNKFLCVQMYDWFDYHGHMCLSFELLSLSTFDFLKENSYLPYSIGQVRHMAYQICLAVKFLHDNKLTHTDLKPENILFVNSDFTMSYNVDKKQEERMVKSTAIRVVDFGSATFDHEHHSTIVSTRHYRAPEVILELGWSHPCDVWSIGCILFEYYLGFTLFQTHDNREHLAMMERILGPVPSRMIRKTSRLCPPRKQKYFYRGRLDWDESSSAGKYVRENCKPLRRYLLSEAEEHHQLFDLIESMLEYEPTKRLVLADSLKHPYFDSGGIGEAASSKNWEGNRDISR, encoded by the exons ATGCCTCACAACAGGCGGTACTCGTCTTCGGACAGAGACAGTCGGAACAGCTTCCAAGACCGTTACAGAGACCGAGATAGAGATCGAGACCGAGATAGAGATCGAGACAGAGGGCGAAGACACCGGCACAGAAGATCACCCACTTACTCCTCCAGCAGCGAGCGGGACAGAAGAGGACGGggacacagacaggagggaAGCTTTGCACGTTCGCGgag TCGTAGTTATGACAATCGCTCAGCAGAACACCGGCCATTTGAACGAAGATACTGCGAAGGCTACAGACGCTTGGATCAGAGCCGGGAGCGAGACCGCGACAGAGAAAGGGAGCCACATGGAGCGGCTGAAAGTTACTATCCACGCGACTTCACCCCGAACATGTACGACTACCGCCGTGGCCGCGACAGGGAGCGCGAACGGGACGAGTCGTACAGGCAAAAAGGCAGCAGGCGTAAGCACAAACGAAGGCGGCGTAGAACCAGGTCCTATAGCCCATCCACCTCG CGGAGCGACAGCCGGACGCGGGCACTGAGTGTGAGGGACGACGAGGAAGGGCACCTGATCTGTCGGAGTGGGGACGTCCTGCAAGAGAGAT atGAGATTGTCAGCACGTTGGGGGAAGGCACCTTCGGCAGGGTGATGCAGTGCATTGACCATCGCAG GGGAGGAACACACGTTGCCCTAAAAATCATTAAGAATGTGGAGAAGTACAAGGAAGCAGCTCGCCTTGAGATCAATGTGTTGGAGAAGATTAATGAGAAGGACCCTGATAACAAATT CCTCTGTGTACAGATGTACGACTGGTTCGACTACCACGGTCACATGTGTCTGTCCTTTGAGCTGCTATCTCTTAGCACATTTGACTTCCTCAAGGAAAATAGTTACCTCCCGTACTCAATTGGTCAGGTCAGACACATGGCCTACCAAATCTGCCTTGCTGTGAAat TTCTCCATGACAataaactgacacacacagatttaaagCCAGAGAACATCTTGTTTGTCAACTCAGACTTTACAATGTCCTACAATGTGGACAAG AAACAAGAAGAGCGGATGGTAAAAAGCACAGCAATCCGTGTAGTGGACTTCGGCAGTGCCACTTTTGACCATGAGCACCACAGCACCATTGTATCAACGCGGCATTATCGTGCCCCTGAGGTCATCTTAG AGCTGGGATGGAGCCATCCATGTGACGTGTGGAGCATTGGCTGTATCCTCTTTGAGTACTACCTGGGCTTCACCTTGTTTCAG ACTCATGACAACAGGGAGCATTTGGCCATGATGGAGAGAATCCTGGGACCAGTACCCTCTAGGATGATACGAAAAACGAG TCGCCTGTGTCCTCccaggaagcagaaatatttctATCGTGGCCGTCTGGATTGGGATGAGAGCTCCTCTGCAGGGAAATATGTCAGAGAAAACTGCAAACCTTTACGG CGGTACCTGCTGTCGGAGGCGGAGGAGCACCACCAGTTGTTTGACCTCATAGAAAGCATGTTGGAGTACGAACCCACTAAGAGGCTGGTGCTGGCCGACTCCCTTAAACACCCTTACTTCGACAGCGGAGGTATTGGTGAGGCAGCAAGCAGCAAGAACTGGGAAGGCAACCGTGACATTAGTCGGTGA
- the clk2a gene encoding dual specificity protein kinase CLK2 isoform X2, giving the protein MPHNRRYSSSDRDSRNSFQDRYRDRDRDRDRDRDRDRGRRHRHRRSPTYSSSSERDRRGRGHRQEGSFARSRSRSYDNRSAEHRPFERRYCEGYRRLDQSRERDRDREREPHGAAESYYPRDFTPNMYDYRRGRDRERERDESYRQKGSRRKHKRRRRRTRSYSPSTSRSDSRTRALSVRDDEEGHLICRSGDVLQERYEIVSTLGEGTFGRVMQCIDHRRGGTHVALKIIKNVEKYKEAARLEINVLEKINEKDPDNKFLCVQMYDWFDYHGHMCLSFELLSLSTFDFLKENSYLPYSIGQVRHMAYQICLAVKFLHDNKLTHTDLKPENILFVNSDFTMSYNVDKKQEERMVKSTAIRVVDFGSATFDHEHHSTIVSTRHYRAPEVILELGWSHPCDVWSIGCILFEYYLGFTLFQTHDNREHLAMMERILGPVPSRMIRKTRKQKYFYRGRLDWDESSSAGKYVRENCKPLRRYLLSEAEEHHQLFDLIESMLEYEPTKRLVLADSLKHPYFDSGGIGEAASSKNWEGNRDISR; this is encoded by the exons ATGCCTCACAACAGGCGGTACTCGTCTTCGGACAGAGACAGTCGGAACAGCTTCCAAGACCGTTACAGAGACCGAGATAGAGATCGAGACCGAGATAGAGATCGAGACAGAGGGCGAAGACACCGGCACAGAAGATCACCCACTTACTCCTCCAGCAGCGAGCGGGACAGAAGAGGACGGggacacagacaggagggaAGCTTTGCACGTTCGCGgag TCGTAGTTATGACAATCGCTCAGCAGAACACCGGCCATTTGAACGAAGATACTGCGAAGGCTACAGACGCTTGGATCAGAGCCGGGAGCGAGACCGCGACAGAGAAAGGGAGCCACATGGAGCGGCTGAAAGTTACTATCCACGCGACTTCACCCCGAACATGTACGACTACCGCCGTGGCCGCGACAGGGAGCGCGAACGGGACGAGTCGTACAGGCAAAAAGGCAGCAGGCGTAAGCACAAACGAAGGCGGCGTAGAACCAGGTCCTATAGCCCATCCACCTCG CGGAGCGACAGCCGGACGCGGGCACTGAGTGTGAGGGACGACGAGGAAGGGCACCTGATCTGTCGGAGTGGGGACGTCCTGCAAGAGAGAT atGAGATTGTCAGCACGTTGGGGGAAGGCACCTTCGGCAGGGTGATGCAGTGCATTGACCATCGCAG GGGAGGAACACACGTTGCCCTAAAAATCATTAAGAATGTGGAGAAGTACAAGGAAGCAGCTCGCCTTGAGATCAATGTGTTGGAGAAGATTAATGAGAAGGACCCTGATAACAAATT CCTCTGTGTACAGATGTACGACTGGTTCGACTACCACGGTCACATGTGTCTGTCCTTTGAGCTGCTATCTCTTAGCACATTTGACTTCCTCAAGGAAAATAGTTACCTCCCGTACTCAATTGGTCAGGTCAGACACATGGCCTACCAAATCTGCCTTGCTGTGAAat TTCTCCATGACAataaactgacacacacagatttaaagCCAGAGAACATCTTGTTTGTCAACTCAGACTTTACAATGTCCTACAATGTGGACAAG AAACAAGAAGAGCGGATGGTAAAAAGCACAGCAATCCGTGTAGTGGACTTCGGCAGTGCCACTTTTGACCATGAGCACCACAGCACCATTGTATCAACGCGGCATTATCGTGCCCCTGAGGTCATCTTAG AGCTGGGATGGAGCCATCCATGTGACGTGTGGAGCATTGGCTGTATCCTCTTTGAGTACTACCTGGGCTTCACCTTGTTTCAG ACTCATGACAACAGGGAGCATTTGGCCATGATGGAGAGAATCCTGGGACCAGTACCCTCTAGGATGATACGAAAAACGAG gaagcagaaatatttctATCGTGGCCGTCTGGATTGGGATGAGAGCTCCTCTGCAGGGAAATATGTCAGAGAAAACTGCAAACCTTTACGG CGGTACCTGCTGTCGGAGGCGGAGGAGCACCACCAGTTGTTTGACCTCATAGAAAGCATGTTGGAGTACGAACCCACTAAGAGGCTGGTGCTGGCCGACTCCCTTAAACACCCTTACTTCGACAGCGGAGGTATTGGTGAGGCAGCAAGCAGCAAGAACTGGGAAGGCAACCGTGACATTAGTCGGTGA
- the si:ch211-81a5.8 gene encoding uncharacterized protein si:ch211-81a5.8 — protein MDSFTSLSDSFKQFTSCVSGKSTSNKRGAKRSQSVRRSSFSRRKSVGRRRSLPCNNQKVPDSWLRVYQDELKRERKRQQAILAKKNAERAVRTTYFRSHHCLPRHTTPARKPAPVKDDSFFGAFQGLSLDGLVGGTNGTPAVPPSAAGGDPCKVM, from the exons ATGGATTCCTTCACGTCACTGAGCGATTCCTTCAAGCAGTTCACCAGCTGTGTGTCTGGGAAGAGCACCTCCAATAAGCGAGGGGCCAAGAGGAGCCAGTCTGTCcgcaggagcagcttcagtcgCAGGAAGAGCGTTGGTAGGAGGAGAAGCCTCCCCTGCAACAACCAGAAGGTCCCCGACTCCTGGCTGCGGGTGTATCAGGATGAGCTGAAGAGAGAACG GAAACGACAGCAAGCGATACTGGCCAAGAAAAATGCCGAGAGGGCTGTCAGAACGACCTACTTCAGGAGCCACCACTGCCTCCCAAGG CACACCACCCCCGCTAGAAAACCAGCCCCTGTAAAGGACGATTCCTTCTTCGGAGCCTTCCAGGGCCTCAGCCTGGACGGACTGGTTGGAGGCACTAATGGAACTCCTGCTGTTCCAccttctgctgcaggtggagatcCATGCAAAGTCATGTGA
- the dnajc8 gene encoding dnaJ homolog subfamily C member 8, with protein sequence MAAAGGEPSCQSVSDELFQNFYTEVKQIEKRDSVLTSKQQIDRLLRPGASYFNLNPFEVLQIDPEATDDELKKRFRALSILVHPDKNQDDPERAQKAFEAVDKAYKLLLEPEQKKRAMDVIHAGKEYVEHMVKEKKKQLKKDGKLVDVEEDDPEMFKQAVYKQTMKLFAELEIKRKEREAKDMHERKRAREEEIEAAEKAKRDREWQKNFEETRDGRVDSWRNFQAKGKSKEKKNRSFLKPPKVKMEQRE encoded by the exons ATGGCGGCCGCCGGAGGAGAGCCTTCATGTCAGAGTGTCTCCGATGAATTATTTCAAAATTTCTACACCGAG GTGAAGCAGATCGAGAAGAGAGACTCTGTGTTAACATCAAAGCAACAGATAGACAGACTGTTAAGGCCTGGCGCGTCATACTTCAATCTCAACCCCTTTGAG GTTCTTCAAATTGATCCAGAGGCAACAGATGATGAACTGAAGAAGAGATTTCGGGCA CTGTCCATCTTAGTCCATCCAGACAAAAATCAGGATGATCCTGAAAGAGCACAGAAGGCTTTCGAAG CCGTTGACAAGGCATACAAACTCCTTTTGGAGCCTGAACAGAAGAAGAGAGCAATGGATGTGATTCATGCAGGAAAGGAGTATGTGGAACATATG gtaaaggagaaaaagaaacagcTCAAGAAAGATGGGAAGCTAGTGGATGTGGAAGAGGATGACCCTGAAATG TTCAAGCAAGCAGTGTACAAACAGACCATGAAGCTGTTTGCTGAGCTGGAAATcaagaggaaggaaagggaagCAAAGGATATGCATGAAAG GAAAAGGGCAAGAGAGGAAGAAATagaggcagcagaaaaagcAAAGCGAGATAGAGAATGGCAGAAAAACTTTGAG GAAACCAGGGATGGGCGTGTTGACAGTTGGAGGAATTTCCAGGCTAAAGGCAAAAgcaaggagaagaagaacaggTCATTCCTCAAGCCTCCGAAAGTCAAGATGGAACAGAGAGAATGA